One Campylobacter sputorum subsp. sputorum DNA segment encodes these proteins:
- the pilO gene encoding type 4a pilus biogenesis protein PilO — MNKISYIDKIDDYFSLKTKNETSLIFMGVFLIVAFIFYILLFDSSIYEIEDAQKNYNATYKNLTNTNQYLKSVSQNNDDNFLVNQKISALNNSKQNLQSIKDANKYFDDKLTKLSYLLFNEQNWTIFLNTITNLANENSIKIQKIKNEFKMLTPQKIEQALNISIDLEGKFDNILEFINSIEESKLIVDIHKMDIVATQNNLSGKIDISVWGVKY; from the coding sequence GTGAATAAAATATCATATATAGATAAGATTGATGACTATTTTTCTCTAAAAACAAAAAATGAAACTTCTTTGATATTTATGGGAGTTTTTTTAATTGTTGCTTTTATTTTTTACATATTGCTTTTTGACTCTTCTATTTATGAGATAGAAGATGCTCAAAAAAACTATAATGCTACATACAAAAACCTAACAAATACAAACCAATATCTAAAAAGTGTTTCTCAAAATAATGATGATAATTTTTTAGTAAATCAAAAAATATCGGCTCTTAATAACTCAAAACAAAATTTACAAAGCATAAAAGATGCAAACAAATATTTTGACGATAAATTAACAAAGTTATCTTATTTACTATTTAATGAACAAAATTGGACTATATTTTTAAACACAATTACAAATTTAGCAAATGAAAACAGCATAAAAATACAAAAAATAAAAAATGAATTTAAAATGCTAACTCCACAAAAAATAGAACAAGCTTTAAATATAAGCATAGATTTAGAAGGTAAATTTGATAATATTTTAGAGTTTATAAATTCCATAGAAGAATCAAAACTTATAGTAGATATTCATAAAATGGATATAGTAGCCACACAAAACAATCTTAGCGGCAAAATAGATATTTCTGTATGGGGAGTAAAATATTAA
- the era gene encoding GTPase Era: MKSGFVSLVGRTNSGKSSLLNYLLNEKIAMVSHKINATRRKISGIVMHENNQIIFTDTPGLHESNKTLNSFMIDEAKKMIGDCDLILFLACIHDSLQNYEKFLSLERKNPHILVLTKIDEANDKKILQKITEYQKYQNEFLSLIPINTKKQIFKKLILDEICKFLPTHEYYYDPQIISTNNQKDIIRDLILEAVYENVSDEVPYGSDVKIDKIIEKNDIIEIYATIYTDTKSHKSILIGKNGETSKRIGITSRKTISNFLQKKVFINLNIHIIKNWTKNINLIKNLI, translated from the coding sequence TTGAAAAGCGGCTTTGTAAGCTTAGTTGGCAGAACAAATTCCGGTAAAAGTAGCCTGCTTAACTATCTTTTAAACGAGAAAATAGCTATGGTTTCTCATAAAATAAATGCAACAAGACGCAAAATAAGCGGAATTGTAATGCATGAAAATAACCAGATTATTTTCACAGATACTCCAGGACTTCATGAAAGCAACAAAACGCTAAATTCTTTTATGATAGATGAAGCTAAAAAAATGATAGGTGATTGTGATTTGATACTATTTCTTGCATGCATTCATGATTCATTGCAAAACTATGAAAAGTTTTTATCACTTGAGCGAAAAAATCCGCATATATTAGTATTAACCAAAATAGATGAAGCCAATGATAAAAAGATATTACAAAAAATAACAGAGTATCAAAAATACCAAAATGAATTTTTATCCCTAATCCCGATTAATACAAAAAAACAAATTTTTAAAAAATTGATACTAGATGAGATATGTAAATTTTTGCCAACTCATGAATACTACTATGATCCGCAAATAATCAGCACAAATAACCAAAAAGATATTATAAGAGATCTTATCTTAGAAGCTGTGTATGAAAATGTAAGCGATGAAGTGCCTTATGGTAGTGATGTGAAGATTGATAAGATTATAGAAAAAAACGATATAATTGAAATTTATGCCACCATATATACTGATACAAAAAGTCATAAATCCATATTAATCGGTAAAAATGGCGAAACTTCAAAGCGCATAGGAATAACATCAAGAAAGACAATATCTAACTTTTTACAAAAAAAAGTATTTATAAATTTAAATATACATATAATAAAAAACTGGACAAAAAATATAAATTTAATAAAAAATTTAATATAG
- the mshL gene encoding pilus (MSHA type) biogenesis protein MshL → MSLSHIIKKNKLIYIVCVLFMTTSLYANCENRLFNLKVSKKVTLNEILNQFSDMCNFSIITKDQNATMLLNNEVSGINIKNLKLDQIFNLLLAEKNINYNFDKNILKISSLDTKTFKIDYITSIREGTAVIKASVDSAPVEVGEEDKVNNSSNNNLENLDNSIKTTEKFDFWANLQAELLAVLNNGSESIKAPMPIVNQNAGLITVTGTKSQLDRIEKYIKLMQQRLKKQVILDVNIISVELENEYKKGVDWSKFQIGFNSYLGNDPTKPSGYTWGNRNERPVITKGPKYDNGILSEAGTWAWDTFLGLKSSQSNGAWRIGANVNFNLDGVLNFLETKGRTKVVSSPKVMTLNNQQALITVGDNINYRVQEESTNDNTIGGRTNFTWKQYSVFIGILLNILPSISDDNKIMLRINPSLSNFKYDQDNAYQGNLEPRVIAPDTLQKKLSTVVQVNNGDTVIIGGLIGETKGKDNTKVPFLGDLPYIGNLFSSTRDKVSTTELIFLVTPRIIETTSTPVQETVRELGFSKSLINQ, encoded by the coding sequence ATGTCATTATCTCACATAATTAAAAAAAATAAATTGATATATATAGTTTGCGTTTTATTTATGACAACTTCATTATATGCAAATTGCGAAAACAGGCTTTTTAACCTAAAAGTAAGCAAAAAAGTAACATTAAATGAAATTTTAAACCAGTTTTCAGATATGTGTAATTTTAGTATAATCACAAAAGACCAGAATGCAACTATGTTGCTAAATAATGAAGTTTCTGGTATAAATATAAAAAATTTAAAACTAGATCAAATTTTTAATTTACTTCTTGCAGAAAAAAATATTAATTATAATTTTGATAAAAATATTTTAAAAATTTCATCACTAGATACAAAAACATTCAAAATAGACTACATTACTTCAATAAGAGAAGGAACTGCTGTTATAAAAGCTTCTGTTGACTCAGCTCCGGTTGAAGTTGGAGAAGAAGATAAAGTCAATAATAGCAGTAATAATAACTTGGAAAACCTAGATAACTCTATAAAAACAACAGAAAAATTTGATTTTTGGGCAAATTTACAAGCTGAGCTTTTAGCTGTTTTAAATAATGGATCAGAAAGTATAAAAGCACCAATGCCTATTGTAAATCAAAATGCAGGACTCATAACCGTAACTGGTACAAAGTCTCAACTAGATAGAATAGAAAAGTATATAAAACTTATGCAGCAAAGACTTAAAAAACAAGTCATATTGGATGTTAATATTATATCTGTTGAGCTAGAAAATGAGTATAAAAAAGGAGTTGATTGGAGTAAATTCCAAATAGGATTTAATTCATATTTAGGAAATGACCCAACAAAACCAAGCGGATACACTTGGGGAAATAGAAATGAAAGACCAGTTATAACAAAAGGTCCAAAATATGACAATGGTATATTAAGCGAAGCTGGAACTTGGGCGTGGGACACATTTCTTGGTCTAAAATCTAGCCAATCAAATGGTGCTTGGCGAATAGGCGCAAATGTAAATTTTAACCTTGATGGCGTTTTAAATTTCCTAGAAACAAAAGGGAGAACAAAAGTAGTATCTAGTCCAAAAGTTATGACTCTAAATAACCAACAAGCTTTGATAACAGTTGGAGATAATATAAATTATAGAGTTCAAGAAGAATCAACAAACGATAATACTATAGGAGGAAGAACTAATTTTACTTGGAAACAGTATTCTGTTTTTATAGGAATTTTATTAAATATCTTACCTTCTATTAGTGATGATAATAAAATAATGCTTAGAATCAACCCATCTTTAAGTAACTTTAAATACGACCAAGACAACGCATATCAAGGAAATTTAGAACCTAGAGTTATAGCTCCTGATACATTGCAAAAAAAACTTTCTACTGTAGTTCAAGTAAATAACGGCGATACAGTTATCATAGGCGGTCTTATAGGAGAAACAAAAGGTAAAGATAACACAAAAGTTCCTTTTTTGGGTGATTTGCCATATATAGGAAATCTTTTTAGTAGTACAAGAGATAAAGTTAGCACAACTGAGTTAATATTTTTAGTTACACCAAGAATCATAGAAACTACAAGCACTCCAGTTCAAGAAACAGTAAGGGAATTAGGTTTTTCCAAATCTTTAATCAATCAGTAA
- the hslV gene encoding ATP-dependent protease subunit HslV, with protein MFHATTILAYKGKNCSVVGGDGQVTFGNTVLKGSATKIRQIGKNKSVLAGFAGSTADAFNLFDMFEQCLDSAKGELEKAVINFSKEWRKDKYLRKLEAMMLVVDRKNIFLLSGNGDVVVPDDEKLAAIGSGGNYALSAARALDKFANLDEEELVKESLKIAGEICIYTNNNIKTFTIKDEK; from the coding sequence GTGTTTCACGCTACAACAATACTTGCTTATAAAGGTAAAAATTGCTCTGTTGTTGGAGGAGATGGGCAAGTTACTTTTGGAAATACGGTTTTAAAAGGTAGTGCAACAAAAATAAGGCAAATAGGCAAAAACAAAAGCGTTCTTGCTGGGTTTGCTGGAAGCACTGCTGATGCATTTAATCTTTTTGATATGTTTGAACAATGCTTAGACTCAGCAAAAGGCGAACTTGAAAAAGCTGTAATAAATTTTAGTAAAGAGTGGAGAAAAGATAAATATCTTAGAAAACTAGAAGCTATGATGCTTGTAGTTGATAGAAAAAACATATTTTTACTAAGCGGAAACGGAGATGTTGTAGTTCCTGATGATGAGAAATTAGCAGCTATAGGAAGCGGTGGAAATTATGCACTCTCAGCAGCTAGAGCACTAGATAAATTTGCAAATTTAGATGAGGAAGAGCTTGTAAAAGAGAGTTTAAAAATAGCTGGAGAAATTTGCATTTATACAAACAATAACATAAAAACTTTTACAATCAAGGATGAAAAATAA
- a CDS encoding argininosuccinate synthase translates to MSKNIKKVVLAYSGGLDTSIILKWLGDNYGCEVVTFTADIGQKEDLEPVKNKAMKLGIKHENIFVEDLREEFAKEYVFPMFRANTVYEGEYLLGTSIARPLITKKLIEIAKKTGADAISHGATGKGNDQVRFELGAYALNPDIKIIAPWREWDLNSREKLLDYAQKNGIDISKKPGKSPYSMDANLLHISYEGLVLEDPAAKPENDMWRWTNSPKDAPNESETITIEYENGDPIAINGKKMKAHEILETLNELGAKHGIGRLDLVENRYVGMKSRGCYETPGGTIMLKAHRAIESLTLDSGAAHLKDEIMPKYAELIYNGYWFSPERKMLQALINESQKHVNGVVKLELYKGNVTIIGRESKNDSLFNTEFSTFEEDVVFDQKDANGFIKLNALRFIIAGKNGRKI, encoded by the coding sequence ATGTCAAAAAATATTAAAAAAGTAGTTTTAGCTTATTCTGGCGGACTTGATACTAGCATTATTTTAAAATGGCTAGGCGATAATTATGGATGCGAAGTTGTTACTTTTACAGCAGACATCGGACAAAAAGAGGATTTAGAGCCTGTAAAAAATAAAGCTATGAAACTTGGTATAAAACATGAAAATATTTTTGTAGAAGATTTAAGGGAAGAATTTGCAAAAGAGTATGTATTTCCGATGTTTAGAGCAAATACAGTTTATGAGGGCGAATACTTACTTGGAACATCAATTGCTAGACCTCTTATCACAAAAAAACTAATAGAAATAGCAAAAAAAACAGGAGCCGATGCGATCAGCCATGGTGCAACCGGAAAAGGAAATGATCAAGTTAGATTTGAACTTGGTGCGTATGCACTAAATCCAGATATCAAAATAATTGCTCCATGGAGAGAATGGGATTTAAATAGTCGTGAAAAACTTCTTGATTATGCACAAAAAAATGGCATAGATATAAGCAAAAAACCAGGAAAATCTCCATATTCAATGGATGCAAATTTACTTCACATATCTTATGAAGGTCTTGTTTTAGAAGATCCTGCTGCAAAACCAGAAAATGATATGTGGAGATGGACAAATAGTCCAAAAGATGCTCCAAATGAAAGTGAAACTATAACTATAGAGTATGAAAATGGCGATCCTATTGCGATCAATGGCAAAAAAATGAAAGCACATGAAATTTTAGAAACATTAAACGAACTTGGTGCTAAACATGGAATTGGCAGACTTGATTTAGTTGAAAATAGATATGTTGGTATGAAATCAAGAGGCTGCTATGAAACACCAGGTGGCACAATTATGCTAAAAGCTCACAGAGCTATTGAAAGTCTTACTTTAGACAGCGGTGCTGCACATTTAAAAGACGAAATAATGCCAAAATATGCAGAACTTATCTATAATGGTTATTGGTTTTCACCAGAAAGAAAAATGCTTCAAGCACTTATAAACGAAAGTCAAAAACATGTAAATGGTGTCGTAAAACTTGAATTATATAAAGGAAATGTTACCATAATAGGCAGAGAAAGTAAAAATGATAGCTTGTTTAATACAGAATTTTCAACTTTTGAAGAAGATGTTGTTTTTGATCAAAAAGATGCAAATGGATTTATAAAATTAAACGCTTTAAGATTTATAATAGCTGGAAAAAACGGAAGAAAAATTTAA
- the hslU gene encoding HslU--HslV peptidase ATPase subunit: MIYTPKQTVEFLDQYIIGQKNAKKTIAVALRNRYRRMQLPKELQDDIIPKNILMIGSTGVGKTEIARRLSKMLALPFIKIEASKYTEVGFVGRDVESMVRDLAAAAVNLVKHEHIEKNADKISEYIENKIIEKLLPPLPKGASEEKQNDYKISYDKMLEKFKNGKLDDLDIEIEVSESTVQPDASLPPEMASIQENFIKVIGISSKKVKKDMKVKDAKIALKNEASDKILDMESIKIEAIKRAANEGIIFIDEIDKVAVSSSNSNRQDPSKEGVQRDLLPIVEGSSVNTKFGILNTDHILFIAAGAFHISKPSDLIPELQGRFPLRVELDSLDEDALYDILTKPKNSLLKQYISLLKTEDVELKFDDDAIKAIAKIAANANNKIEDIGARRLHTVIEKVLEDISFEADEYKGKSVIITKEMVEEKLQDICENEDLARYIL, from the coding sequence ATGATTTACACGCCAAAGCAAACTGTTGAGTTTTTGGATCAATACATAATCGGACAAAAAAATGCGAAAAAAACCATAGCAGTTGCACTTAGAAATAGATATAGAAGAATGCAACTTCCAAAAGAACTTCAAGATGATATAATCCCAAAAAACATACTTATGATAGGCTCAACCGGAGTAGGAAAAACTGAAATTGCAAGAAGATTATCAAAAATGCTTGCACTACCTTTTATAAAAATAGAAGCTAGTAAATACACTGAAGTTGGCTTTGTAGGTAGAGATGTAGAATCCATGGTAAGGGATTTAGCAGCCGCAGCAGTAAATTTAGTAAAACATGAACACATAGAAAAAAATGCCGATAAGATAAGTGAATATATAGAAAATAAAATCATAGAAAAACTTCTTCCCCCACTTCCAAAAGGAGCTAGCGAAGAAAAACAAAATGATTATAAAATAAGCTATGATAAAATGCTTGAAAAATTTAAAAACGGAAAACTCGATGATTTAGATATCGAAATAGAGGTTAGTGAAAGCACAGTTCAACCAGATGCGTCTCTTCCGCCAGAAATGGCATCAATACAAGAAAATTTTATAAAAGTTATAGGAATAAGCAGTAAAAAAGTTAAAAAAGATATGAAAGTAAAGGATGCTAAAATAGCACTTAAAAACGAAGCTAGTGATAAAATACTAGATATGGAAAGCATAAAAATAGAAGCTATAAAAAGAGCAGCAAACGAAGGTATTATCTTTATAGATGAGATAGATAAAGTAGCAGTTTCAAGCTCAAATTCAAATCGTCAAGATCCAAGTAAAGAAGGCGTTCAAAGAGATTTACTACCTATAGTTGAAGGCTCTAGTGTAAATACTAAATTTGGTATTTTAAACACAGATCATATACTTTTTATAGCTGCTGGAGCATTTCATATAAGCAAACCAAGTGATTTGATACCCGAACTTCAAGGCAGATTTCCGCTTAGAGTAGAACTTGATAGTTTGGACGAAGACGCACTTTATGATATATTAACAAAACCAAAAAATTCTCTTTTAAAACAATACATTTCGCTATTAAAAACAGAAGATGTTGAGCTTAAATTTGACGATGATGCCATAAAAGCTATAGCAAAAATAGCAGCAAATGCAAATAACAAAATAGAAGATATTGGTGCAAGAAGGCTACATACTGTTATAGAAAAAGTTCTTGAGGATATAAGCTTTGAAGCCGATGAATACAAAGGAAAATCAGTTATCATAACAAAAGAAATGGTAGAAGAAAAACTGCAAGATATTTGTGAAAATGAAGATTTGGCAAGGTATATACTTTGA
- a CDS encoding sodium-dependent transporter, whose product MKHRQTWSSQFTYILAVAGATVGFGCTWRFPYLTGLNGGGAYVLVFCIAMILIGIPMILVENAIGRRLRVNAVDAFGGQANGKNISKLWKIAGYMGLLGAFGIMAYYMVIGGWVLEYIYSIIFGDFNLSNGVISKELTIDFYEKNIVSNPFAITISTTIFVLINFFILKFGAVRGIENAAKILMPILFLLMIVMVLRNITLDGAMDGIKFYLTPDFSKITLKLFVDVLGQVFFALSLGFGVMITMSSYLKKDIDLIKTSVATGILNTVIAVVAGFMIFPSLFSFGLSPDSGPSLVFKSLPIVFSNMIFSNFFAVAFFSLLMIAALTTSLPIYEVLITSICEKTKISRNNSIALVLGGIFVFGNLPSLMATNILDDISIFGKNIFDAFDTISATIFFILTSLLCAIFVGWVLKDEAKAEVLLGTKFSLRVVNIWFFYIKFIIPILIIIVFFSSFYDNFLK is encoded by the coding sequence ATGAAACATAGACAAACTTGGAGTTCTCAATTTACTTATATTCTAGCAGTTGCTGGTGCAACTGTTGGTTTTGGTTGTACTTGGCGTTTTCCATACCTTACAGGATTAAATGGTGGTGGAGCTTATGTGCTAGTTTTTTGTATAGCAATGATTTTAATCGGTATCCCAATGATACTTGTTGAAAATGCCATAGGTAGAAGACTTCGTGTAAATGCAGTTGATGCTTTTGGCGGTCAAGCAAATGGTAAAAATATATCTAAGCTCTGGAAGATAGCTGGATATATGGGTTTGCTTGGTGCATTTGGAATTATGGCTTACTATATGGTTATAGGTGGTTGGGTTTTAGAGTATATTTATTCTATAATTTTTGGAGACTTTAATCTATCAAATGGAGTTATTAGCAAAGAGCTAACCATAGATTTTTATGAAAAAAATATAGTTAGCAATCCATTTGCCATAACTATATCTACTACTATTTTTGTTTTGATAAACTTTTTTATACTTAAATTTGGAGCTGTAAGAGGTATAGAAAATGCGGCAAAAATTCTTATGCCAATTCTGTTTTTGCTTATGATTGTTATGGTTTTAAGAAATATAACTTTAGATGGTGCGATGGATGGCATTAAATTTTATTTAACACCTGATTTTTCAAAAATCACATTAAAACTTTTTGTGGATGTTTTAGGTCAGGTATTTTTCGCACTTTCTTTAGGTTTTGGTGTTATGATAACAATGTCTAGCTATCTAAAAAAAGACATAGATCTTATAAAAACATCTGTAGCAACAGGTATTTTAAATACAGTTATAGCAGTTGTTGCTGGTTTTATGATATTTCCGTCTTTATTTAGTTTTGGGCTTTCGCCTGATAGTGGACCAAGTTTGGTTTTCAAAAGTTTGCCTATTGTGTTTTCAAATATGATTTTTAGTAATTTCTTTGCTGTTGCATTTTTTTCACTTTTAATGATAGCAGCACTTACTACATCTTTGCCTATTTATGAGGTTTTGATTACTTCTATTTGTGAAAAAACAAAAATTTCAAGAAATAACTCTATTGCTTTAGTTTTGGGCGGAATTTTTGTATTTGGAAATTTGCCATCATTAATGGCTACAAATATTTTAGATGATATAAGTATATTTGGAAAAAATATATTTGACGCGTTTGATACCATAAGTGCGACGATATTTTTTATTTTAACATCTCTTTTGTGTGCCATTTTTGTTGGTTGGGTTTTAAAAGATGAGGCTAAAGCAGAAGTTTTGCTTGGTACAAAATTTAGCTTAAGAGTTGTTAATATTTGGTTTTTTTATATTAAATTTATTATACCTATTTTGATAATTATTGTATTTTTTAGCAGTTTTTATGATAACTTTTTAAAATGA
- the rplI gene encoding 50S ribosomal protein L9: protein MKVLLIKDVKSLGKAGEIKEVKDGYGNNFLIAKGFAKAATTEVLRKYEADQKRKAEELRYEIESANKLKNEIEKITLTIKKPIGENGSLFGSVTKDEIANALDEQHKYKIDKKSFDISEHIKSTGIYDIKVKLGNSISANLKVNVEGE, encoded by the coding sequence ATGAAAGTTTTACTGATAAAAGATGTGAAATCTCTTGGAAAAGCAGGAGAAATAAAAGAAGTAAAAGATGGATATGGTAATAATTTTTTGATAGCAAAAGGTTTTGCAAAGGCTGCAACCACAGAGGTTTTAAGAAAATATGAAGCCGATCAAAAAAGAAAAGCCGAAGAATTAAGATACGAGATTGAAAGTGCTAATAAACTAAAAAATGAGATTGAAAAAATCACGCTAACTATAAAAAAACCTATTGGAGAAAATGGGTCTTTATTTGGCTCTGTTACAAAAGATGAGATAGCAAATGCACTTGATGAACAGCACAAATACAAAATAGATAAAAAAAGTTTTGATATAAGTGAACATATAAAAAGCACTGGGATTTATGATATAAAAGTAAAATTAGGTAATTCTATAAGTGCAAATTTAAAAGTCAATGTGGAGGGCGAATAG
- the rpoD gene encoding RNA polymerase sigma factor RpoD, which produces MSAIKELNSQLEELFKENEKEGYITFEKLIRLFDKAPNMSIAKKIESLSKTYKVKLISAAQVAKMKNLEDAKKAEAQRQKIQSESLEEEFNLSNENDLLEWSRSDSPVRMYLREMGQISLLSKDEEIEISKKIELGEDIIIDAFCSVPFLIDFILEYKDPLINRERRVKELFKSFDNDKIGEDDDEEDVIDDEDDEEFDSDDEEGVKKELPKKFDKRALKVTESFKALEKAKKDWLKIIAKQEKTVEEADDLLSKLSISFKKKILKEKLMDLGPTSKLITEIVKSMETALKSDDEFDKELKRLEYKLPMFSAELKKNHKSILKDITKLSKEDIAARVPETTMVSTYVEIKKLFLTKEASKQGFNLDPKLLKEILEQIKRGKNISDEAKGRMARSNLRLVVSIAKRYTNRGLPFLDLIQEGNIGLMKAVDKFEYKKGYKFSTYATWWIRQAISRAIADQARTIRIPIHMIETINRINKINRKYLQETGKEPDVQTIAKEVGLSVDKVKQVIKITKEPISLEAPIGNEDDGKFGDFVEDRGSLSPMEEILKGDLQEQIDEVLDQLNDRERSVIRMRFGLMEDESDRTLEEIGKELNVTRERVRQIESSAIKKLKHPKVGRKLKNYMES; this is translated from the coding sequence ATGAGTGCTATAAAAGAACTGAATTCACAGTTAGAAGAGTTATTTAAAGAAAATGAAAAAGAAGGGTATATAACATTTGAGAAATTAATTAGACTTTTTGATAAAGCACCAAATATGAGCATTGCAAAAAAAATAGAATCTTTGAGTAAAACTTATAAAGTAAAACTTATAAGTGCAGCTCAAGTTGCAAAAATGAAAAATTTAGAAGATGCTAAAAAAGCAGAAGCACAAAGACAAAAGATTCAAAGTGAAAGTTTGGAAGAGGAATTTAATCTATCAAATGAAAATGATCTTTTGGAATGGAGTAGATCGGATAGCCCTGTTAGAATGTATCTTCGCGAAATGGGTCAAATTTCACTTCTTAGTAAAGATGAAGAGATAGAAATAAGCAAAAAAATAGAACTTGGAGAAGATATAATCATAGATGCATTTTGTTCTGTTCCTTTTTTGATAGATTTTATTTTAGAGTATAAAGATCCTCTCATTAATAGAGAAAGAAGAGTAAAAGAGCTTTTTAAAAGTTTTGATAATGATAAAATAGGCGAAGATGATGACGAAGAAGATGTTATAGATGACGAAGATGATGAAGAATTTGATAGTGATGACGAAGAAGGTGTAAAAAAAGAACTTCCTAAAAAATTTGATAAAAGGGCTTTGAAAGTAACAGAGAGCTTTAAAGCACTTGAAAAAGCTAAAAAAGATTGGCTAAAAATAATTGCAAAACAAGAAAAAACAGTAGAAGAAGCTGATGATTTATTATCAAAACTTTCAATTAGCTTTAAAAAGAAAATTTTAAAAGAAAAACTTATGGATTTAGGCCCTACAAGTAAGCTTATAACAGAGATTGTAAAATCTATGGAAACAGCTTTAAAGAGTGATGATGAGTTTGATAAAGAGTTAAAAAGACTTGAATACAAACTTCCTATGTTTAGTGCAGAACTCAAAAAAAATCATAAATCAATACTAAAAGATATCACTAAACTTTCAAAAGAAGATATAGCTGCTAGAGTTCCAGAAACTACAATGGTTTCAACTTATGTTGAGATAAAAAAACTTTTTTTAACAAAAGAGGCTAGCAAACAAGGTTTTAACCTAGATCCAAAACTTCTTAAAGAAATTTTAGAACAGATAAAACGAGGTAAAAATATATCAGATGAAGCAAAAGGAAGAATGGCTAGGTCAAATTTGCGTCTTGTTGTAAGTATAGCAAAAAGATATACAAACCGCGGTCTTCCGTTTCTTGACCTCATACAAGAGGGAAATATCGGTCTTATGAAAGCTGTTGATAAATTTGAATACAAAAAGGGTTATAAATTTTCAACTTATGCTACTTGGTGGATAAGACAAGCGATTTCTAGGGCAATTGCGGATCAAGCAAGAACTATAAGAATTCCTATACATATGATAGAAACTATAAATCGCATAAATAAAATAAATAGAAAATACCTACAAGAAACAGGCAAAGAGCCAGATGTTCAAACTATAGCCAAAGAAGTTGGACTTAGTGTTGATAAAGTAAAACAAGTTATAAAAATCACAAAAGAACCAATAAGCTTAGAAGCACCAATCGGAAATGAAGATGATGGTAAATTTGGGGATTTTGTAGAAGATAGAGGCTCACTTTCGCCTATGGAAGAGATTTTAAAGGGCGATTTGCAAGAACAAATTGATGAAGTTTTAGATCAATTAAATGATAGAGAAAGATCTGTTATTAGAATGCGTTTTGGACTTATGGAAGATGAGAGTGATAGAACTCTTGAGGAAATAGGCAAAGAGCTTAATGTAACAAGAGAGCGTGTTAGGCAGATAGAAAGTTCAGCCATAAAAAAACTAAAACATCCAAAAGTTGGTAGAAAACTTAAAAACTACATGGAAAGCTAA